Below is a genomic region from Virgibacillus dokdonensis.
AAATCGTATAAAAAAGGAGTAGAGTTAAAGTGAAAGATAAAAGAACAGAAGTTGTAGAGAAACTGATAGATAAAAGCTGGTCTAGTAAAAAAGCATTTGCTGAAAGTATTGACATACCATATACAACATTACGTTCCATGCTACAAAGAGGTATAGGAAACGCTTCGGTTAACAATGTTATTAAAGTGTGTAAAGGATTGGGAATTACTACAGAGGAATTAGAAAAAATGGCATCTCGCAAAGAAGATAGTACTCCGATTACAATTGCCGCCCACCATGACGGTGATGAATGGACAGACGAAGAATTAGAGGAGATTGAGAAGTTTAAAGAATATTTAAGATCAAAGCGAGATAAGCAATAAGGGGTGTTTTTATGTACGAGCAATTACAAGATGAAGCAGTATCATTAAACGTGGTAATTAAAGAAACATATTTACCAGGTCGCCTAAAAGGGCTCTACGGTGAAAACGAGATCTTAATTAATAAAAACATTGAAACTACTACAGAAAAAACATGCGTTTTAGCAGAGGAAATAGGGCATCACCTTTATACGGTAGGAGATATAATAGATCAATCAAAAATAATGAATATTAAACAAGAAAAACTAGCAAGGCGGTGGGCTTTTAGAAAACTTATACCTTTAGAAAGTTTTTTACATGCATTTAACCATGGGTGCAGATCAAGGTATGAAATAGCAGAAACATTAAATGTTACAGAAGCTTTTCTTGAAGATAGCTTGAATTACTATAGAGAAAAACACGGTACATTTGTCAGAATTGACGATCTTCACGTTTTATTCTTAGACCCTCTAGGTATACATCGAGAAATTAAATAGGAGGAAAATAAAAAATGGCTAGTTTCCGAAAAATTAACGGAAAATGGGAGTACAGAGTACGTTATAAAGAAGGGAGTAAATACAAGGAAAAATCAAAACGGGGTTTTAAAACAAAAAAAGAAGCTCAATTAGCTGCAGCGAAAGTAGAATCTGATATAGTTCAATTTGGTTTTTCCGATAACGGCGAAGAAAACGTCAAAAAATTCATCTATGATTGGCTTGAAGTATATAAAAAACCGATTATAAAACCGATTACGTATTCTGTTCAAGAACGTAATGTTAGGTTGAACATAATACCTAGGTGGGGTGATTATAAACTAAAAGAAATAAATAGAACCGATTATCAAAAATGGGTAAATGAAATAAGTGAAAAATACTCAGCAGGTACAGTTAAAAGAATTCATTCGTTAATGAATGCAGCTTTACACAGCGCTGTTCATGACTTTCACATTCTTTATTCAAACCCAATCGCTAGAATTAAAATTCCTCAAGACAATAAACAAGAAGAAATAAAGCATTTTACAACAGAGCAGCTAAAAACTTTTCTATCTAACTGTAAACCTGTAAAAAAATCGAAATATAAGCATTCAATACAGTATTTTGCCTTGTTTACTTTGATGGCAAGAACAGGCATAAGAATTGGGGAAGCACTCGCATTGAGATGGGGAGATTTAAATACAGATAGCATCAAGATTAATAAAACACTTGTTTATCCTTTAAATTCCACACCGTATTTATCAACCCCTAAAACGAAAAACAGCATTAGAACAGTCAAATTAGATAAGACTGTAGTCGATCTTTTAAAAAGGCATAAAATAAATCAAAAAGAAATGTATTTAAAATATCCGTCTTTTAAACCTTCAGACGATGATCTTATGTTTCATCAGCACGATGGACGTTGGCTAAGAACAAATGTGGTCAGAGAATATTTCAAAGAGGTTTGCAAACGTACACAACTACCTGTCCTGTCACCCCACGCTTTAAGGCATTCACATGCAGTTCATCTGCTTGAAGCCGGCGCGTCTCTCAAATATGTATCACAACGGTTAGGGCATTCTAGCATAAAAACAACTGCTGATACATATTTGCACATCACCGAAAAGATTGAAGATGACGCAATAAAAATGTATCAGCAGTATTTAGATTAAATATTTATCCAATTAATTGTGGGTAGTTTGTGGGTGACTTCTGCATGAGCGCACCTAAAAACATTGCTATCAAGCCTTAACCAATAGACCCTTCCATTTCAAACGAGATTAACCGGTTCATTTCAACTGCATACTCCATTGGTAGTTCTTTTGTGAATGGTTCAATGAAGCCCATAACGATCATTTCTGTTGCTTCTTCTTCTGTTAAGCCACGGCTCATCAGATAGAACAGCTGTTCTTCAGAAACTTTGGACACTTTTGCTTCATGCTCCAATGAAATATTGTCATTGTTTATTTCATTGTATGGAATCGTATCGGATGTAGATTCATTATCCATAATAAGCGTATCGCATTCGATGTTAGAGCGAGCACCTGATGCTTTACGTCCAAAATGTACAAGTCCTCGGTAAGATACTTTTCCGCCATTTTTTGAAATAGACTTCGAAACAATTGAAGATGACGTATTAGGTGCTAGGTGATACATTTTGGCACCAGCATCTTGCAACTGCCCTTTACCAGCAAAGGCAATAGAAAGTGTATAACCACGAGAACCTTCCCCTTTTAAAAGCACTGCAGGATACTTCATCGTAATTTTAGAGCCAATATTACCGTCAATCCATTCCATTGTCGCATTCTCATCACAGGTAGCACGCTTAGTTACTAGGTTATAAACGTTGTTTGCCCAGTTTTGGATCGTAGTGTAACGGCAATAAGCGTCTTTTTTAACAAAGATTTCTACGACTGCACTGTGTAATGAATTAGTCGTATAAATTGGTGCTGTACAACCTTCTACATAATGGACAGAAGCACCTTCATCAACGATAATCAACGTACGCTCAAACTGTCCCATGTTTTCTGAGTTAATACGGAAATAAGCTTGGAGTGGCGTTGTCGTCTTTACACCTTTTGGTACATATATAAATGAACCTCCAGACCAAACAGCTGAATTTAAAGCAGCAAATTTATTGTCTGTTGCTGGAATCACTTTACCAAAATACTCTTTGAATAGCTCTTCATTTTCTTTTAGTGCTGTATCGGTATCTTTGAATACGATACCCATTTCTTCTAAATCTTCTTTTAAACTATGGTAAACAACTTCAGATTCATATTGCGCAGAAACACCTGCTAAATATTTTTGTTCCGCTTCAGGGATACCTAGCTTATCAAAAGTTCGTTTGATTTCTTCTGGTACTTCATCCCATGTTCTTCCTTGTTTTTCTGAAGGCTTCACATAGTAAACAATTTCATCAAAATTCAACTCCGAAAGGTCGCCGCCCCATTGAGGCATTGGACGCTCATAGAAATGTTCCAACGCTTTAAGACGGTAATCAAGCATCCATTGCGGTTCTTCCTTCATTCTGGAAATCTCTTCAACAATTTCGCGAGTCAGACCTTTTCCTGAGCGAAAGACAGAAACGTCACGATCATGAAACCCATATTTATACTCTTCGATTTCTGGCATGTTTTTTGCCATTAATAAACCCCTCCTTTTAGGATAATTCAAATAGAGTCAATCGCGTCTTCATTGCATTTGACTTTTATTCGTCTTTAACACCCTTTTCCATTGCTTTCCAACAAAGGGTGGCACATTTAATTCTTGCAGGAAACTTGGATACACCTTGCAGTGCTTCAAT
It encodes:
- a CDS encoding helix-turn-helix transcriptional regulator codes for the protein MKDKRTEVVEKLIDKSWSSKKAFAESIDIPYTTLRSMLQRGIGNASVNNVIKVCKGLGITTEELEKMASRKEDSTPITIAAHHDGDEWTDEELEEIEKFKEYLRSKRDKQ
- a CDS encoding ImmA/IrrE family metallo-endopeptidase; protein product: MYEQLQDEAVSLNVVIKETYLPGRLKGLYGENEILINKNIETTTEKTCVLAEEIGHHLYTVGDIIDQSKIMNIKQEKLARRWAFRKLIPLESFLHAFNHGCRSRYEIAETLNVTEAFLEDSLNYYREKHGTFVRIDDLHVLFLDPLGIHREIK
- a CDS encoding site-specific integrase, whose translation is MASFRKINGKWEYRVRYKEGSKYKEKSKRGFKTKKEAQLAAAKVESDIVQFGFSDNGEENVKKFIYDWLEVYKKPIIKPITYSVQERNVRLNIIPRWGDYKLKEINRTDYQKWVNEISEKYSAGTVKRIHSLMNAALHSAVHDFHILYSNPIARIKIPQDNKQEEIKHFTTEQLKTFLSNCKPVKKSKYKHSIQYFALFTLMARTGIRIGEALALRWGDLNTDSIKINKTLVYPLNSTPYLSTPKTKNSIRTVKLDKTVVDLLKRHKINQKEMYLKYPSFKPSDDDLMFHQHDGRWLRTNVVREYFKEVCKRTQLPVLSPHALRHSHAVHLLEAGASLKYVSQRLGHSSIKTTADTYLHITEKIEDDAIKMYQQYLD
- the sufB gene encoding Fe-S cluster assembly protein SufB encodes the protein MAKNMPEIEEYKYGFHDRDVSVFRSGKGLTREIVEEISRMKEEPQWMLDYRLKALEHFYERPMPQWGGDLSELNFDEIVYYVKPSEKQGRTWDEVPEEIKRTFDKLGIPEAEQKYLAGVSAQYESEVVYHSLKEDLEEMGIVFKDTDTALKENEELFKEYFGKVIPATDNKFAALNSAVWSGGSFIYVPKGVKTTTPLQAYFRINSENMGQFERTLIIVDEGASVHYVEGCTAPIYTTNSLHSAVVEIFVKKDAYCRYTTIQNWANNVYNLVTKRATCDENATMEWIDGNIGSKITMKYPAVLLKGEGSRGYTLSIAFAGKGQLQDAGAKMYHLAPNTSSSIVSKSISKNGGKVSYRGLVHFGRKASGARSNIECDTLIMDNESTSDTIPYNEINNDNISLEHEAKVSKVSEEQLFYLMSRGLTEEEATEMIVMGFIEPFTKELPMEYAVEMNRLISFEMEGSIG